A window of Melopsittacus undulatus isolate bMelUnd1 chromosome 2, bMelUnd1.mat.Z, whole genome shotgun sequence contains these coding sequences:
- the CXADR gene encoding coxsackievirus and adenovirus receptor isoform X1, giving the protein MDPPALVVVSLVLLCSAGLTRSLSITSVDQSMFEKAQGEKVTLPCTFVLSEEDEGPLDIEWVLIPSDNQKKEQIIIMYAVDRIYNNYYAAMTGRMQFTNPDPKSGDGSLDILNLKSTDTGTYQCKVKKAPGVQSQKIQLSVLVKPARTKCSIEGSQEIGKDVILKCVSQEGSPLLSYNWRRVSGVSGIQELPATATLNKNTGELLLKNASQDYSGTYTCFASNRVGTDECSIELNVTPPINTAGVIVGAIIGTLLGLFILAFLVVCCCKKQREKKYEKEVHHEIREDVPPPKSRSSTARSYIGSNRSSLGSMSPSNMEGYTKTPYSQVPSEDFERPPGQNPSFAPSKVAAPNLSRMGAVPVMIPAQSKDGSIV; this is encoded by the exons gtcTAACGAGAAGCCTGAGTATAACTTCAGTTGACCAGTCAATGTTTGAAAAAGCACAAGGGGAGAAAGTTACATTGCCATGTACTTTTGTACTCTCAGAAGAAGATGAAGGCCCACTAGATATTGAGTGGGTATTGATACCATCAGATAATCAAAAGAAGGAACAAATA ataatTATGTATGCTGTAGACAGGATCTATAATAATTATTATGCTGCTATGACTGGGCGGATGCAGTTTACTAATCCTGATCCCAAATCTGGTGATGGTTCATTGGATATCTTGAATTTGAAGTCCACAGACACTGGCACGTACCAGTGCAAAGTGAAGAAGGCTCCTGGAGTTCAAAGTCAAAAAATACAGTTGTCTGTACTTG TAAAGCCAGCAAGAACTAAATGTTCCATCGAAGGATCACAGGAGATTGGAAAAGATGTCATCTTGAAATGCGTATCACAAGAAGGATCCCCACTTTTGTCTTACAACTGGAGGAGAGTATCTGGAGTATCTGGCATACAGGAACTTCCTGCCACTGCCACGCTAA ATAAAAATACTGGGGAACTTCTCTTGAAAAATGCCTCTCAAGACTATTCTGGTACATACACTTGTTTTGCCTCAAACAGAGTTGGTACGGATGAATGTTCCATTGAGCTGAATGTCACCCCTC CTATAAATACAGCTGGTGTAATTGTTGGAGCTATTATAGGAACTCTGCTGGGTCTTTTTATACTGGCTTTTCTTGTCGTCTGTTGCTGTAAGaaacagagggagaagaaaTATGAGAAGGAAGTACATCATGAGATCAG AGAAGATGTCCCACCTCCAAAAAGTCGCAGTTCAACAGCCCGCAGCTACATAGGCAGCAATCGTTCCTCTCTGGGTTCAATGTCTCCCTCAAATATGGAAGGATATACCAAAACACCATATAGCCAAGTTCCAAGTGAAGACTTTGAACGTCCTCCTGGTCAAAACCCATCCTTTGCACCTTCAAAGGTAGCTGCACCTAATTTAAGTAGAATGGGAGCTGTCCCTGTGATGATTCCAGCACAAAGCAAAGACGGGTCCATagtataa
- the CXADR gene encoding coxsackievirus and adenovirus receptor isoform X3, with protein sequence MFEKAQGEKVTLPCTFVLSEEDEGPLDIEWVLIPSDNQKKEQIIIMYAVDRIYNNYYAAMTGRMQFTNPDPKSGDGSLDILNLKSTDTGTYQCKVKKAPGVQSQKIQLSVLVKPARTKCSIEGSQEIGKDVILKCVSQEGSPLLSYNWRRVSGVSGIQELPATATLNKNTGELLLKNASQDYSGTYTCFASNRVGTDECSIELNVTPPINTAGVIVGAIIGTLLGLFILAFLVVCCCKKQREKKYEKEVHHEIREDVPPPKSRSSTARSYIGSNRSSLGSMSPSNMEGYTKTPYSQVPSEDFERPPGQNPSFAPSKVAAPNLSRMGAVPVMIPAQSKDGSIV encoded by the exons ATGTTTGAAAAAGCACAAGGGGAGAAAGTTACATTGCCATGTACTTTTGTACTCTCAGAAGAAGATGAAGGCCCACTAGATATTGAGTGGGTATTGATACCATCAGATAATCAAAAGAAGGAACAAATA ataatTATGTATGCTGTAGACAGGATCTATAATAATTATTATGCTGCTATGACTGGGCGGATGCAGTTTACTAATCCTGATCCCAAATCTGGTGATGGTTCATTGGATATCTTGAATTTGAAGTCCACAGACACTGGCACGTACCAGTGCAAAGTGAAGAAGGCTCCTGGAGTTCAAAGTCAAAAAATACAGTTGTCTGTACTTG TAAAGCCAGCAAGAACTAAATGTTCCATCGAAGGATCACAGGAGATTGGAAAAGATGTCATCTTGAAATGCGTATCACAAGAAGGATCCCCACTTTTGTCTTACAACTGGAGGAGAGTATCTGGAGTATCTGGCATACAGGAACTTCCTGCCACTGCCACGCTAA ATAAAAATACTGGGGAACTTCTCTTGAAAAATGCCTCTCAAGACTATTCTGGTACATACACTTGTTTTGCCTCAAACAGAGTTGGTACGGATGAATGTTCCATTGAGCTGAATGTCACCCCTC CTATAAATACAGCTGGTGTAATTGTTGGAGCTATTATAGGAACTCTGCTGGGTCTTTTTATACTGGCTTTTCTTGTCGTCTGTTGCTGTAAGaaacagagggagaagaaaTATGAGAAGGAAGTACATCATGAGATCAG AGAAGATGTCCCACCTCCAAAAAGTCGCAGTTCAACAGCCCGCAGCTACATAGGCAGCAATCGTTCCTCTCTGGGTTCAATGTCTCCCTCAAATATGGAAGGATATACCAAAACACCATATAGCCAAGTTCCAAGTGAAGACTTTGAACGTCCTCCTGGTCAAAACCCATCCTTTGCACCTTCAAAGGTAGCTGCACCTAATTTAAGTAGAATGGGAGCTGTCCCTGTGATGATTCCAGCACAAAGCAAAGACGGGTCCATagtataa
- the CXADR gene encoding coxsackievirus and adenovirus receptor isoform X2, producing the protein MDPPALVVVSLVLLCSAGLTRSLSITSVDQSMFEKAQGEKVTLPCTFVLSEEDEGPLDIEWVLIPSDNQKKEQIIIMYAVDRIYNNYYAAMTGRMQFTNPDPKSGDGSLDILNLKSTDTGTYQCKVKKAPGVQSQKIQLSVLVKPARTKCSIEGSQEIGKDVILKCVSQEGSPLLSYNWRRVSGVSGIQELPATATLNKNTGELLLKNASQDYSGTYTCFASNRVGTDECSIELNVTPPINTAGVIVGAIIGTLLGLFILAFLVVCCCKKQREKKYEKEVHHEIREDVPPPKSRSSTARSYIGSNRSSLGSMSPSNMEGYTKTPYSQVPSEDFERPPGQNPSFAPSKYDIAHKIGDITVV; encoded by the exons gtcTAACGAGAAGCCTGAGTATAACTTCAGTTGACCAGTCAATGTTTGAAAAAGCACAAGGGGAGAAAGTTACATTGCCATGTACTTTTGTACTCTCAGAAGAAGATGAAGGCCCACTAGATATTGAGTGGGTATTGATACCATCAGATAATCAAAAGAAGGAACAAATA ataatTATGTATGCTGTAGACAGGATCTATAATAATTATTATGCTGCTATGACTGGGCGGATGCAGTTTACTAATCCTGATCCCAAATCTGGTGATGGTTCATTGGATATCTTGAATTTGAAGTCCACAGACACTGGCACGTACCAGTGCAAAGTGAAGAAGGCTCCTGGAGTTCAAAGTCAAAAAATACAGTTGTCTGTACTTG TAAAGCCAGCAAGAACTAAATGTTCCATCGAAGGATCACAGGAGATTGGAAAAGATGTCATCTTGAAATGCGTATCACAAGAAGGATCCCCACTTTTGTCTTACAACTGGAGGAGAGTATCTGGAGTATCTGGCATACAGGAACTTCCTGCCACTGCCACGCTAA ATAAAAATACTGGGGAACTTCTCTTGAAAAATGCCTCTCAAGACTATTCTGGTACATACACTTGTTTTGCCTCAAACAGAGTTGGTACGGATGAATGTTCCATTGAGCTGAATGTCACCCCTC CTATAAATACAGCTGGTGTAATTGTTGGAGCTATTATAGGAACTCTGCTGGGTCTTTTTATACTGGCTTTTCTTGTCGTCTGTTGCTGTAAGaaacagagggagaagaaaTATGAGAAGGAAGTACATCATGAGATCAG AGAAGATGTCCCACCTCCAAAAAGTCGCAGTTCAACAGCCCGCAGCTACATAGGCAGCAATCGTTCCTCTCTGGGTTCAATGTCTCCCTCAAATATGGAAGGATATACCAAAACACCATATAGCCAAGTTCCAAGTGAAGACTTTGAACGTCCTCCTGGTCAAAACCCATCCTTTGCACCTTCAAAG